The region GACCCAGGGCGTTGCGGGCCAGATGCATGCTCAACCCCGCCGGCCCGGCGACCCAGGTGAGCAGCAGTGACAGGCGCGCGGTGCGACCGCGTTCGCGTGCGTCGGCCCAGATCCACCGTCCGACGAACAAGTCGAACACGACGTAGTGGGTCCATCCCGCCAGGAACGCCGTTGGTGACGACAGGGCCTCGCGCATGGCCTCGGGGTCATCGAAGCCGGGCATCTCGCCGTCGCCCTCGATCATCTCCTTGGCGAGGAACCCCACATAGGCGCCACCGAGGGCTGCATAAAGCGGGGTGGCGAGGCGGACCAGTCGCTCGGTGAGCCGCGAGTTGGGAGCGATGATCATCGCTGCCCACACCGGCAGGGTGGAGGCCGACACCACCTTGAACGCCAGCTTGTCTCCCTCGCTCATCGCGTCGGCATCCGGGGCCGTCGTGGTCGCGTCGTCGGTCTCGACTGCTGTCCGGTCATTCATGGTGGGCAGTCTCGCGCACGGTGTTGGATCTGTCGGCCGGCAGCGGAACGACTCCGGCAGGGCCTCACACTCCGGCACCGCCGCGGCCTTCACCGGCGGCAAACCGGGCCGCGCCTTCGCGGGTCTCGCCCGACGTGATGGTTTCGAGGCCCACCTCCGCCTCGAAAGCCATCGCTTCGTCGAAGCCCAGGTCCCATTGCGCGATCGTCGAGCGGCGGTCGTTCGTGGAACACAGCCGCGGGAAGGCGGCGATGTGGTGAGCGAGTGCCACCGCTTCGTCGAGCGCTGTACCGGGCTCCACCAGTCGGTTGGCGAGCCCCATTGTGCGGGCCTCCTCACCGCTCACACCGCGGCCGGTGAGGATCAGGTCCATTGCGTGGGAATGTCCGATCAGGCGGGGCAGCCGCACGGTGCCACCGTCGATGAGCGGGACACCCCACCGCCGGCAGTAGACGCCGAAGATGGCGTCGCTCGCCGCCACCCGCATGTCGCACCAGATCGCCAGTTCCAGCCCTCCGGCAACGGCGTGGCCTTCGATCGCGGCAACGACGGGCTTGGAGAGCTTCATTCGTGTAGGGCCCATGGGGCCGTCGAGGGCGACGTCGCGCTCCACGCGGTTGCCGCGGCCTTCGGAGATCCCCTTCAGGTCCGCTCCGGCGCAGAACGTGCCACCGGAGCCGGCGAGCACGCCCACCGCAAGATCTGGATCGTCTTGCAGAGTGCGGAACGCTGTCGCCAGCTGGGCCGCGGTCGGTCCGTCGACCGCGTTGCGGACTTCGGGGCGGTTGATCGTGACGACGAGCACCTCGTCGTCACGATGCACGGTCAGGTTGTCGGAGCCATCCGGGTCGCTCATGGCAGCGAGTCTCCCACTGCGCCCGAACGTCGCGCGCGGTGCAGACCGTTCAGTTGTCGACGCGGCGCGAGTCCTCGACGAGGTTGATGTCGTAGATGACCTGGTCGAGCAGGTCGCCCGCCTCGATCCCGGCGAAACGCTGCGGGTTGTCGGCGGTCACGGACGAGTGGATCGGGGAGAGGATCGTCCAGGGGGTCGGATGGCAGAACTGCACGACCGAGTACCGCTCACCGGGCTGGTCGGGGTCGGCCACCACCCGGTGCCAGCCGATGGGGATGATCCCGTTGGTGAGGCGCTCCAGCATGATCCCGGTGTTGATGATCACGTGGTCAGACGGTGGCGATGCATCGACCCATTCGTCCTCCGCTTCCTCGCCGACGCGGACCTGAAGGCCGCGAGCCGTGGCCCGCGGCAGCGCCGTGGTGAGGTTGATGTCGCCGTGCTCGGCCGCCCACACGTGTGGGCGGTCCGTGCCGGAAGCATCGGGTGCCTCTGCCATGGGTGGGTAGCGGATGGCCCGTGTGAGGGTGGTGCCATCGGTGAGCATTCCCTCGAAGAAGTCTTCCGCGGCTCCGACCCCCAGGGCGACGATCCGCAGGAACCTGCGCTGGATGTCGAGCGTGCGGCGGTGGAACTCCATCAACACGTCGACGATGCCGGGCACTACGGCCTCCGGGATCATCTGGTCGCCGTAGCGGTGCTCGTACTTGTCGCGGAGCGGGTGCCCACCGGGCAGCGACTGGCCCCAGTTGAGCATCTCCTTCCAGTCGGGGGCGTCCGACACAGCTGCCGTCTCCACCAACAACCCGGTGTACCCGGTCTGGCCGTGTGAGCCGGGTGCGACGAACCTGTCCTTGACCTCGCGCTCCGCCTCGAAGAACTCGGCGAGCATCGCGTAGGTCGTGTCGAGGAGGTCCTCGCCGATGTCGTGGCTGGTGTACACGAACCCGGTTCGCAGGCTTCGCATCACTCCGTCGATGACGGCCTTGCGCTGGGAGTCGCCGCCGCTCTCGAAGGCGAGCAGGTCGACATCGAGGATCTCGTCCATGCCGGGAACGGTACTGGCCGGCTCAGGCCTGTGGTTCGACCTTCGAATGCTCGAAGAAGTCGAGCACTTCGCGGGTGTGTGACCAGTCGCCGCCCCACAGCCACGTGTGCGGCACGGCGTCCACGACGGTGAGGCGCAGGGGACTGGTGCAGTCCTCGTGGTCCGACCGCTCCCACCCCGTGGTCGGTTCCTGTGGTCGGCTCCACAGCTCGAACGAAACCACCTCGGGGTCGCCCGTGCACTGCCAGATCTCGACCAGTTCGTCGGTCGCCTCGCTCCACGAGCGCGAGGTGCGGCCACTGGCGAGCGTGCCGAGCAATGTGCGACCGCCGGCCATGGGAAACAGCTCGTCCTCGGTGCCCACCGACATCAGCAGCGGCACGCTGCCGTCGCACCCTTCGAGGCTCCAGGGGATCACCGCAACCGAAGCGGCAGCGGCCGGCATGTGCTCGCCCTCACACAGGTACCGCGTGGTCATGAGGCCGCCGTTGGAGAGCCCGGCCATGTAGATGCGGTCGGGGTCCACGTCAGGCCGCGCGGCCGTGTCGGCCATCACCTCGTCGAGGAAACCGACGTCGTCGACCCCGAGCGCCGCTGCCGGCCCACAGCACT is a window of Actinomycetes bacterium DNA encoding:
- a CDS encoding crotonase/enoyl-CoA hydratase family protein; this translates as MSDPDGSDNLTVHRDDEVLVVTINRPEVRNAVDGPTAAQLATAFRTLQDDPDLAVGVLAGSGGTFCAGADLKGISEGRGNRVERDVALDGPMGPTRMKLSKPVVAAIEGHAVAGGLELAIWCDMRVAASDAIFGVYCRRWGVPLIDGGTVRLPRLIGHSHAMDLILTGRGVSGEEARTMGLANRLVEPGTALDEAVALAHHIAAFPRLCSTNDRRSTIAQWDLGFDEAMAFEAEVGLETITSGETREGAARFAAGEGRGGAGV
- a CDS encoding DUF4281 domain-containing protein; amino-acid sequence: MNDRTAVETDDATTTAPDADAMSEGDKLAFKVVSASTLPVWAAMIIAPNSRLTERLVRLATPLYAALGGAYVGFLAKEMIEGDGEMPGFDDPEAMREALSSPTAFLAGWTHYVVFDLFVGRWIWADARERGRTARLSLLLTWVAGPAGLSMHLARNALGRIRGGSARALED
- a CDS encoding isopenicillin N synthase family oxygenase — translated: MDEILDVDLLAFESGGDSQRKAVIDGVMRSLRTGFVYTSHDIGEDLLDTTYAMLAEFFEAEREVKDRFVAPGSHGQTGYTGLLVETAAVSDAPDWKEMLNWGQSLPGGHPLRDKYEHRYGDQMIPEAVVPGIVDVLMEFHRRTLDIQRRFLRIVALGVGAAEDFFEGMLTDGTTLTRAIRYPPMAEAPDASGTDRPHVWAAEHGDINLTTALPRATARGLQVRVGEEAEDEWVDASPPSDHVIINTGIMLERLTNGIIPIGWHRVVADPDQPGERYSVVQFCHPTPWTILSPIHSSVTADNPQRFAGIEAGDLLDQVIYDINLVEDSRRVDN